The following nucleotide sequence is from uncultured Erythrobacter sp..
AACATGAACGAGGACAGCTCGCTTCCCTATGCCGAGGTAATCGGCGATCCCATTGCGCAGTCGAAATCTCCGCTGATTCATGGCTTTTGGCTTGAGCAACTTGGTCTGGAGGCACGATACGTGGCTCGCCGCGTGGCGAGCGAAGACCTTGCGGACTACATTTCTGAACGCCGCGGAGACTCGAGCTGGCGCGGGTGCAATATCACGATGCCGCTAAAGCAGGACGTAATCCCGCTGCTCGACGAAATCGAACCACAGGCAAAGGCCATCGGCGCGGTCAACACCGTCTATCGAGGAGAAGGTGGAACCTTGATTGGTGCGAACACCGATGCGGAGGGGTTCCTTGAACCTCTGCGGGACAAACTTGCCGCTGATCACCTGTTCCGTATGGCTCGAATCATCGGCAATGGCGGTGCAGCGCGGGCGATCATCACCGCGTTGTCACAGCACAATTTCACACTTGTCCTCGCAGCGCGGAATCAAGGCAAAAGCCGCAAACTGCTCAAGGAGCTTGTGCCCGATGGCGAACACTATGCCGCGCCGCTCAGTCACTTTGCGCAAGAGACCCATTTCGAATTCGACGATCGCGAAGGGTGTCTCGACCTCGTGATCAATGCGTCGCCTTTAGGAATGCGCGGCCAGCCTGAACTCGCTTTCGATTGGAGCCATGCACCGCCGGGCAGCATCGCTTACGATATCGTCACAGACCCGATTGAGACCAAATTTCTGTCGAACGCCAAAAGCGCAGGATTTGCCGCAATTGGCGGCCTGTCGATGCTCATCGGTCAGGCAGCGACGGCGTTCGAGAAGTTCTTCGGTGAGGCCCCGCCGCGTGATCTCGATCATCAGTTGATGGAGAAGCTCAGCGCATGACCGAAGAGTCTGCCCTCAAACCCAAACTGATCGGCCTGACCGGCTCTATCGGCATGGGGAAATCAACCGTAGCCGCCATGTTCGAGCGCGCCGGGATCCCCGTATTCGACGCCGATGCCGAAGTTCGCAAAATGCAGGGACCGGGCGGTGAACTCTTACTTGCTATCGAAGCAGAATTCCCGGGATCAACTGGCCAAGCCGGAGTCGATCGCGATGCCCTCGGCAAGCTCGTCTTCGGCGACAAGGACGCCCTCAAACGGCTCGAATCCATCGTTCATCCCGCCGTCGGTCTGAAAAGGTTGCAGTTCCACGAGGAAAACGCTGAGGCAGAGATGCTGGTGTTCGACATCCCCCTACTGTTCGAAAACGGTGGTCACGAGGCGTTCGACGCTGTGGTAGTGGTTTCGGCTCCTCCCGAAACGCAGCGTGAGCGAGTGCTCGCTCGGCCCGACATGACCGCAGAGAAATTCGAGCACATCCTTGGCCTTCAGGTCCCCGATGCCGACAAGCGCAAGCGTGCCGATCATGTGATCGACACTGGCACGACACTTGAGGAAACCGAGGCTCAAGTAGCCGCGTTGATCGAGCAAATGAAAGCGACTGCCAGTTAGCTCTATTGTCGCGATAAACCCCTCTTGCGCTTCGCAAGTGTTGAGCCGATAGTATCAAGAATGCGGGAAATCGTTTTCGACACCGAAACCACCGGCCTAGACCCCAAGACAGGGGACCGGATGGTCGAAATCGGGTGTGTCGAAATGGTCGGGCGAGTCGAAACCGGCAATTCGTTCCACGCCTATTACAATCCCGAACGCGATATGCCCGCCGCTGCCGAAGCGGTGCATGGGCTCTCGATTTCGTTTCTCGAAACCAAACCCAAATTTGCCGAAGGTGTCGACGAACTGCTCGAATTTCTCGGCGACGTGCCCCTGGTCGCGCACAATGCCGGGTTCGATTTCGGGTTTCTCAATTCCGAACTGGAGCGGATCGGGCGCGAACCGATCAGCCTCGATCGGATGGTCGATACCGTTGCGATTGCGCGGAAAAAGCATCCGGGCGCGAAGCTCTCACTCGATGCCTTGTGCACACGCTACGGCGTCGATCGCAGCCACCGGGTGAAACACGGCGCGCTGCTTGACGCAGAATTACTCGCGCAGGTCTATGTTGAGCTGACCGGTGGCCGTCAGATCGGGTTGGAGCTTGCTGCCGAACGCGTAACGACGTCGATTGATGAAGGTGTTGCCGAAACCGTTAGTGAAAGAGGCGGAAGCCCCGCGCGCCTTCGCCGCGAGCCGCGACCGCATGCAGCGAGCGCTGATGAACTCGCGCGGCATCAGGAATTCATGGCTGGGATCAAGGATGCGATCTGGGCCCGCTGAACTCGCACGAAGGCATCGTGTGCGGGATTGGTCAAAACTCGAGAAGGAGGCCGAGCGACGATGGATATCCGCATTTCAGGACATCAGGTGGAAACAGGCGCTGCGTTGCAGGAGCATACGACGGATCGGCTGGAAGGTATCGTCGAGAAGTACTTCGACCGCGCTCTCACCTCGCATGTGACATTCGGCAAAGGCGGAGCGGGCACCTTTACCTGCGATATCGTGACACATGTGAAGCATGGCCTGATCCTGAAAGCGCAGGGCAATGCCCACGATGCGCATGTGGCGCTGGATGATGCGGCGGGCAAGATCGAGAAGCAGCTGCGTCGTTATAAACGGCGGCTGAAAGACCATCACGAGCAGGCCCAACACGCCCGTGCCGAGGAAGAAGCGGCTTATACGATCTTCGCAGTCGACGAAGAGGCGGAAGAGGTCACTGTCGACGCACCGCCAGTGATTGCCGAGACCAGCGTGGACATTCCGACCAGCAGTGTTGCCGACGCGGTGATGATGCTCGATTTACGCGATACACCAGCGCTGTTTTTCAAAAATGCTGGAACTGACAGGCATAATATGGTTTATCGCCGCGCAGACGGGTCGATCGGATGGGTCGAACCGCAATAGAACCTCGCGAAGCACAGTTTTTCGCCACAATCGGTCGGTAACGACAGAGGTTCAGCTCACGGAGACGGAAGGGACACTGCGGACCCCGCAGGCGCTTTCGGCTGTGCCGTGAGAGAACATGTAATTCGTTTACGGGATCTCGAATTTACAATGAACGTCAATTTCAAAATGCTGCCTG
It contains:
- the aroE gene encoding shikimate dehydrogenase — its product is MNEDSSLPYAEVIGDPIAQSKSPLIHGFWLEQLGLEARYVARRVASEDLADYISERRGDSSWRGCNITMPLKQDVIPLLDEIEPQAKAIGAVNTVYRGEGGTLIGANTDAEGFLEPLRDKLAADHLFRMARIIGNGGAARAIITALSQHNFTLVLAARNQGKSRKLLKELVPDGEHYAAPLSHFAQETHFEFDDREGCLDLVINASPLGMRGQPELAFDWSHAPPGSIAYDIVTDPIETKFLSNAKSAGFAAIGGLSMLIGQAATAFEKFFGEAPPRDLDHQLMEKLSA
- the coaE gene encoding dephospho-CoA kinase (Dephospho-CoA kinase (CoaE) performs the final step in coenzyme A biosynthesis.), giving the protein MTEESALKPKLIGLTGSIGMGKSTVAAMFERAGIPVFDADAEVRKMQGPGGELLLAIEAEFPGSTGQAGVDRDALGKLVFGDKDALKRLESIVHPAVGLKRLQFHEENAEAEMLVFDIPLLFENGGHEAFDAVVVVSAPPETQRERVLARPDMTAEKFEHILGLQVPDADKRKRADHVIDTGTTLEETEAQVAALIEQMKATAS
- the dnaQ gene encoding DNA polymerase III subunit epsilon; this translates as MREIVFDTETTGLDPKTGDRMVEIGCVEMVGRVETGNSFHAYYNPERDMPAAAEAVHGLSISFLETKPKFAEGVDELLEFLGDVPLVAHNAGFDFGFLNSELERIGREPISLDRMVDTVAIARKKHPGAKLSLDALCTRYGVDRSHRVKHGALLDAELLAQVYVELTGGRQIGLELAAERVTTSIDEGVAETVSERGGSPARLRREPRPHAASADELARHQEFMAGIKDAIWAR
- the raiA gene encoding ribosome-associated translation inhibitor RaiA; translated protein: MDIRISGHQVETGAALQEHTTDRLEGIVEKYFDRALTSHVTFGKGGAGTFTCDIVTHVKHGLILKAQGNAHDAHVALDDAAGKIEKQLRRYKRRLKDHHEQAQHARAEEEAAYTIFAVDEEAEEVTVDAPPVIAETSVDIPTSSVADAVMMLDLRDTPALFFKNAGTDRHNMVYRRADGSIGWVEPQ